The DNA segment GGTCGCCGACGAGGAGAACGCCGATCGGGGAGTCCCCCTCGTGGCGGTACGCCTCCACGCCGTGTCCGGCGAGAGCCGATCGGACCGCGGCGCCCGCGGGACCGTCGAACCGGTCGCCCGCGCTCCCGGTGAAGACGAGCCGCGCTTCCCCCTCGATCCCGTCCGCGACCCGTCGTGCGAGCGACGGGTCGACCCGGGGGATCACGCCGACGAGGGGGCCGCCGCCGGTGACGAGCGCGGAGAGCCGCGCGGCGGGTCCGGGGTCCTCGCCGCGCTCGACGACGGCGACTCGGCTCTCCATCCCCGAGTGGTCGCCGTCAACGGCCTCGGCGACGAGCGCGCGGAGCGAGTCTCCGTGCGATGCGTTCTCACTCATCGATCGCGTCCCCGCCGGGTCGCGCCGGGTACGACTGCCGACCGCCGGTCGACCGCCGCGCGAGCAGTCGGGCCGTCGCGCGCCGCCGGTCGTCGGGGCGCTCCTGGGCCGTCTCGTCGTAGTACAGCACCGTCAGCCCGAGGCCCGCCCGGAGGAGCTCGTTGGCCGCGAACCGGTACCGATCGTCGCTCGGGCCGGACGGGGTAGAGGAGTCCGATCGGAGGTGCCCCTCGACGAACAGGTAGCCGCCGGGGACGAGCGCCTCCGCGAGGTCGGCGAAGCGGTCGAGCGTGTGGAAGAAGCTCACGGTGATCAGCTCGTACGCCTCGCTCGGGAAGCCGTACGTCGAGACGTCGCCGCGGATCGGCTCGATCCGGTCGCCGATCCCGCGCTCCGCGGCGCGCTCACCGACGATCTTCAGCCCCTCGCGCGAGGCGTCGAGCGCGTCGACCGCGTAGCCGGCCTCCGCCAGGAACACCGCGTTCCGGCCGGTGCCCGCGGCGACGTCGAGCGCGCGCCCGTCGGGGATCGAAGGCTCGTACGAGCGCAACACGGGCGACGGCTCCGGCTCTCGTGGGTACTCGCCGGACGCGAACCGCTCGTCCCAGTCCGTCATGGGGGCGCTTGCGCCCGGCCGAGCGTAAACCCCACGGGCGTGCGGGTCTCAGTGCGGGCATGGACGAGACCGAGTCGGCCGCTGAGGTCCTCCGCGAGCTGCTGACCGACCGCGACGAGACGCTCGCGGTCGCGGAGTCGCTGACCGGCGGGCTGGTCGGCTCGCGCGTGACGGACGTGCCCGGCGCGAGCGCCTACTTCGACCGGGGATTCGTCACCTACGCCTACGACGCGAAGCGGGAGCTGCTCGGCGTCTCCCGCGAGTCGCTCGACGCCGAGGGGGCCGTGAGCGCGGCCGTCGCGGAGGAGATGGCGGCCGGGGCGCGCGACCGCGCGGGCACGACGTGGGCGGTCGCGACCACCGGGATCGCCGGCCCGGGCGGCGGCAGCGCGGAGAAGCCCGTCGGCCTCGTCTACGTCGGCGTCGCGTACGCCGCGCCGTGGGGGACCGAGGCGTCGTTCGTCCGGAGCGAGCGCGTCGTCCTCGACGGGGACCGCGCCGCCGTGAAACGCGGCGCGGTCGACGCCGCGCTCGACGCCTTGCTCCGAGCGATCCGCGAGGTCGACGCCGGGGAGTGAGACCGGTCGCCGACGCCGGCGTCGAACGTCCGAGCGCGCGAGCGTTTATCCCCGTGGCTCGTGTACGGGCGCCATGGTCGAACGCGTGCTGGTGCCGATGGACGACTCAGAGCTCTCCGAGCGAGCGCTGCGCTACGCGCTCGACGTGCACCGGGACGCCGACGTGACGGTGTTACACGTCGTCGGGGAGCCCTCTCGGATGATGGGGGCGGCGACGGGGATCGCTCTCGCGGACGACAGCGAGGAG comes from the Halorubrum depositum genome and includes:
- a CDS encoding transcriptional regulator FilR1 domain-containing protein, coding for MSENASHGDSLRALVAEAVDGDHSGMESRVAVVERGEDPGPAARLSALVTGGGPLVGVIPRVDPSLARRVADGIEGEARLVFTGSAGDRFDGPAGAAVRSALAGHGVEAYRHEGDSPIGVLLVGDRAVAGLFDERGLAALLWSDAPPVREWAAATCRRFLAAAEPV
- a CDS encoding class I SAM-dependent methyltransferase, whose translation is MTDWDERFASGEYPREPEPSPVLRSYEPSIPDGRALDVAAGTGRNAVFLAEAGYAVDALDASREGLKIVGERAAERGIGDRIEPIRGDVSTYGFPSEAYELITVSFFHTLDRFADLAEALVPGGYLFVEGHLRSDSSTPSGPSDDRYRFAANELLRAGLGLTVLYYDETAQERPDDRRRATARLLARRSTGGRQSYPARPGGDAIDE
- a CDS encoding CinA family protein, encoding MDETESAAEVLRELLTDRDETLAVAESLTGGLVGSRVTDVPGASAYFDRGFVTYAYDAKRELLGVSRESLDAEGAVSAAVAEEMAAGARDRAGTTWAVATTGIAGPGGGSAEKPVGLVYVGVAYAAPWGTEASFVRSERVVLDGDRAAVKRGAVDAALDALLRAIREVDAGE